Proteins found in one Bacteroidia bacterium genomic segment:
- a CDS encoding glycosyltransferase, which yields MKILHVNTFSKGGAAKACIRLHQSLVQKNIASKIIFLKKNSEEVIEESIEFIDNYLPQKNIFQRAIRKCFRLTISNNIKQQIKKKVSNGEIEWFSFPDSDYDLTTHPYYQEADIIHLHWVADFIDFSFFKKNKKPIVWTLHDMNSFTGGCHYSDNCTLFKSDCNVCHQLGGLDKKTYSEISFNLKSKALKGVKNIQIVSPSTWLMNFSLSSKLFGNMPHYCIPYGIDCQIFKIKDKIKAREKLNFPIDKKIILFVADSIKNKRKGFLYLEKAVEKLFFETDFLLVIVGGNSSEKATLKNRISLGKVNDEQLMAAIYVAADVLVIPSTEDNLPNTALESLMCGTPIIAFPIGGMVDIIEHKVNGLLAKNISVEALEESLCDFFDEINKWNSEEIRANAIKKYSSEIQANAYIELYKKIIN from the coding sequence ATGAAAATTCTTCATGTAAATACGTTTAGTAAAGGTGGTGCTGCCAAAGCTTGCATTCGTTTGCATCAAAGTTTGGTACAAAAAAATATAGCTTCAAAAATTATATTTTTGAAAAAAAATTCAGAAGAAGTTATTGAAGAAAGTATTGAATTTATAGATAATTATTTACCTCAAAAAAATATTTTTCAAAGAGCAATTAGAAAATGTTTTAGATTAACAATTTCGAATAATATTAAACAACAAATTAAAAAAAAGGTTTCGAATGGCGAAATCGAATGGTTCTCTTTTCCTGATTCAGACTACGATTTAACAACGCATCCTTATTATCAAGAAGCAGATATTATTCATTTGCATTGGGTGGCCGATTTTATAGATTTTTCGTTTTTCAAAAAAAATAAAAAGCCAATTGTTTGGACCTTACACGATATGAATTCTTTTACGGGAGGCTGTCATTATTCGGATAATTGTACCTTATTTAAGAGTGATTGTAACGTTTGTCATCAGTTAGGAGGTTTGGATAAAAAAACGTATTCAGAAATTTCATTTAATTTGAAATCAAAGGCGTTGAAAGGAGTAAAAAACATTCAAATTGTTTCACCTTCTACTTGGTTGATGAATTTTTCTCTATCGAGTAAATTGTTTGGAAATATGCCTCATTATTGTATTCCATACGGAATAGACTGTCAAATTTTTAAAATTAAGGATAAAATAAAAGCACGCGAAAAATTAAATTTTCCGATCGATAAAAAAATTATTCTATTTGTTGCCGATTCGATAAAAAATAAACGAAAAGGATTTTTATATTTGGAAAAAGCAGTTGAAAAATTATTTTTTGAAACCGATTTTTTACTTGTAATTGTTGGAGGAAATTCTTCTGAAAAGGCAACACTAAAAAACAGGATAAGTTTAGGTAAGGTAAATGACGAACAGTTGATGGCTGCTATATACGTTGCTGCTGATGTGTTGGTCATTCCTTCCACAGAAGATAATTTGCCGAATACAGCTTTGGAATCTTTGATGTGTGGAACGCCGATTATCGCATTTCCTATTGGAGGAATGGTAGATATAATTGAACACAAAGTAAACGGACTGCTTGCGAAAAATATAAGTGTAGAGGCACTTGAGGAAAGTTTGTGTGATTTTTTTGATGAAATAAATAAATGGAACAGCGAAGAAATCAGAGCAAACGCAATCAAAAAATACAGCTCGGAGATTCAAGCAAATGCCTATATTGAGCTTTATAAAAAAATTATAAATTAA
- a CDS encoding sulfotransferase, with amino-acid sequence MGNIKKSMISDKQFVFIIGAPRSGSTWLHHLLAAHSKVAASNEELTIFNSYIIPWIRNFEKEEIASREGNSKQGLPHLWSREKLDEQINNFLENIYSTFAITSQHEIILDKQPNYSFYVDVIHYYFPEAKFIHIIRDGRDAAYSWNRVWYKAGFGNPSFYGACTDWLKYKNAAHKAKELYPENYLEVRYENLLKNTSEELMRILDFCGVKAFPEEIKNIVDANTDEKKLVHFPDEKISYQDRMTKKDLWKIKLSKEEQYLAKKIMGDELIKEKYERDRQWGAPRITTFLFFIKWKIKSVSMRIENAGKVLFFNQKS; translated from the coding sequence ATGGGAAACATTAAAAAGAGTATGATTAGCGACAAACAATTTGTTTTTATTATTGGAGCGCCTCGAAGCGGATCGACATGGTTGCATCACTTGTTAGCAGCGCATTCCAAAGTGGCTGCAAGTAACGAGGAATTGACCATTTTTAATAGTTATATCATTCCTTGGATTAGAAATTTTGAAAAGGAAGAAATTGCCTCACGTGAAGGAAATTCAAAACAAGGTTTACCGCATTTATGGAGCCGCGAAAAATTGGATGAACAAATAAATAATTTTTTAGAAAACATTTATAGTACGTTTGCCATTACCTCTCAACATGAAATAATTCTGGATAAACAGCCCAATTATTCGTTTTATGTTGATGTGATTCACTATTATTTTCCCGAAGCAAAATTTATTCACATTATCAGAGATGGCAGGGATGCAGCGTATTCATGGAATAGAGTTTGGTACAAAGCAGGATTTGGAAATCCTTCCTTTTACGGAGCTTGCACAGATTGGTTGAAATATAAAAATGCGGCACATAAGGCAAAAGAATTATATCCTGAAAACTATTTAGAAGTTCGCTACGAAAATTTATTGAAAAATACATCTGAAGAATTGATGCGCATTTTAGATTTCTGTGGTGTAAAAGCCTTTCCAGAGGAAATTAAAAATATTGTAGATGCCAATACAGACGAAAAAAAACTCGTTCATTTTCCCGATGAAAAAATTTCGTATCAAGATAGAATGACAAAAAAAGATTTGTGGAAAATCAAACTTTCAAAAGAAGAACAATATCTCGCTAAAAAAATTATGGGCGATGAATTGATAAAAGAAAAGTATGAAAGAGACCGCCAATGGGGAGCTCCAAGGATTACGACTTTTTTATTTTTTATAAAATGGAAAATAAAAAGTGTTTCTATGCGAATAGAAAACGCAGGAAAAGTATTGTTTTTTAATCAAAAGTCATGA
- a CDS encoding C40 family peptidase, translated as MRRNIVFEKIIFQLLIFSAFAALFFLTSCGSQKKVTKKNSKENNKETNSSSFDQKIQNKYATQLGVSQKNISNISLYTFIDKWYGVPYKYGGKTMNGIDCSDFVSILFNNVYEKNISGSAAGMYNQCKKISMENLREGDLIFFKIGSSEISHIGIYLQNNKFVHATVHRGIMIDDLNEAYYKKYFFACGRFN; from the coding sequence ATGAGGAGGAATATAGTCTTTGAAAAAATAATTTTTCAACTGCTTATTTTCAGTGCATTTGCAGCATTGTTTTTTTTAACTTCTTGCGGAAGCCAAAAAAAAGTAACGAAAAAAAATTCAAAAGAAAATAATAAAGAGACAAATTCGTCCAGTTTCGATCAAAAAATCCAAAATAAATATGCGACACAATTAGGCGTTTCTCAAAAAAATATTTCCAATATAAGCTTGTATACTTTTATTGATAAATGGTACGGAGTTCCCTATAAATATGGCGGAAAAACGATGAATGGAATTGATTGTTCTGATTTTGTTTCGATTCTATTCAACAATGTGTATGAGAAAAATATCAGCGGTTCGGCAGCTGGAATGTACAATCAGTGTAAAAAAATAAGTATGGAGAATCTCCGCGAAGGCGATTTAATTTTTTTTAAAATAGGTTCTTCCGAAATTTCGCATATTGGTATTTACCTGCAAAATAATAAATTTGTACACGCTACGGTACATCGTGGAATTATGATTGATGATTTGAATGAGGCTTATTATAAAAAATATTTTTTCGCTTGTGGGCGATTTAACTAA
- a CDS encoding glycosyltransferase family 2 protein, giving the protein MTTNFPKISIVTPSFNQGEFLEETILSVLEQNYPNLEYIVMDGGSTDNSVEIIKKYASKINFWKSEKDGGLYDALNKGFAKCSGEIMAWINSDDVYHQKSFFTVAEIFSSFSDVKWIQGMPTSIDESGRIISVGNFRKWSKYNYFLKEYQWIQQESCFWRKELWNKSGAKMNSFLQLAGDLDLWLRFFDHAELYSVNTVLGCFRLKSKNQLSLERAAEYEKEANTILNERIKKTNSEEKMQLEKLFFYRDIYSKIPFLKTKMYTHYLNNFQYPSTISFDRISQSFKMDLKK; this is encoded by the coding sequence ATGACTACGAATTTTCCGAAAATAAGTATTGTAACTCCTTCTTTTAATCAAGGAGAATTTTTGGAAGAAACTATTTTGTCCGTGCTGGAACAAAATTATCCCAATCTAGAATACATTGTTATGGATGGCGGAAGTACGGATAATTCTGTTGAAATCATAAAAAAATACGCCTCAAAAATTAATTTTTGGAAGAGTGAAAAGGACGGCGGTTTGTACGATGCGCTGAACAAAGGTTTCGCGAAATGTTCGGGCGAAATTATGGCTTGGATTAATTCAGACGACGTGTATCACCAAAAAAGTTTTTTTACAGTTGCCGAAATTTTTTCTTCTTTCTCAGATGTAAAATGGATTCAAGGGATGCCTACGAGTATTGATGAAAGCGGAAGAATTATTTCGGTTGGCAATTTTAGAAAATGGTCGAAATACAATTATTTTTTAAAAGAATATCAATGGATTCAGCAAGAATCCTGTTTTTGGAGAAAAGAGTTGTGGAATAAATCGGGTGCAAAAATGAATTCTTTCTTACAATTAGCTGGCGATTTAGATTTATGGTTGCGTTTTTTTGATCACGCAGAATTATATTCTGTGAATACTGTTTTGGGATGTTTTCGGTTAAAAAGTAAAAACCAATTAAGCTTAGAAAGAGCTGCTGAATACGAAAAAGAAGCGAACACGATTTTAAATGAACGAATTAAAAAAACAAATTCAGAGGAAAAAATGCAGCTCGAAAAATTATTTTTTTATCGTGATATTTATTCGAAAATTCCATTTTTAAAAACAAAAATGTACACTCATTATTTGAATAACTTCCAATATCCATCAACGATTTCCTTCGATCGAATTTCGCAATCTTTTAAAATGGATTTAAAAAAATAA
- a CDS encoding DUF6438 domain-containing protein, whose amino-acid sequence MKTLVILAIVFTYSTCHSAKKTNLKGNVGEFGNDSTLIWMSKTPCFGTCPVYTIDIHANGKVFFDGTQNVSKIGKFQKQLTKQLVDSLTNIFENAPFWDFKDNYSAMMTDIPTTYIRFVHNGKDKKIRDYYNAPQSLRILEKMIQQIANSDDWTKIEAKK is encoded by the coding sequence ATGAAAACTCTTGTCATTCTTGCTATTGTGTTCACATACAGCACATGTCATTCTGCTAAAAAAACAAATTTAAAAGGAAATGTCGGCGAATTTGGGAATGACAGCACCTTGATTTGGATGAGTAAGACGCCCTGTTTTGGCACTTGTCCGGTTTATACAATTGATATTCACGCCAACGGAAAAGTTTTTTTTGATGGCACTCAGAACGTTTCGAAAATTGGAAAATTTCAAAAACAATTGACAAAACAATTAGTGGACAGTTTGACAAATATTTTTGAAAACGCACCTTTTTGGGATTTTAAAGATAATTATTCTGCCATGATGACGGATATCCCGACAACGTACATTCGCTTTGTACACAATGGAAAGGATAAAAAAATACGCGATTATTACAATGCACCGCAATCTTTACGCATCTTGGAAAAAATGATTCAGCAAATTGCAAATTCAGATGATTGGACAAAAATAGAAGCAAAAAAATAA
- a CDS encoding polysaccharide ABC transporter ATP-binding protein — translation MSDVVISVENLGKQYRLGNVGTGTLSSDLKRWWHLARGKEDPFLKVGEENNREKRGNSDYVWALKDIDFEVKKGEVLGIIGKNGAGKSTLLKILSRTTTPTTGNFKVKGRIASLLEVGTGFHPELTGRENIFLNGAILGMTKIEIKKKFDEIVDFSGVERYIDTPVKRYSSGMYVRLAFAVAAHLESEILILDEVLAVGDAEFQKKCLGKMKDVSGTEGRTVLFVSHNENAVRNLCKNALLLEQGKIILEGSVNSVFKQYEQIQWKKENENGQIIWNESNAPGSKEMKLKSIFILNENDEIRAKIDVSESIKVKINYEILEEIPELRITLKFVDNKGNIFLKSIKSVSYFNKNAFGNYESTCIIPKNIFEKGKYKLLLYFGIPFYKTLIENESFLSVEINTSENNFGLLKKSQEEISSLVKWETLKRV, via the coding sequence ATGTCGGATGTAGTTATTTCAGTAGAAAACCTCGGAAAACAGTATCGTTTAGGGAATGTTGGAACGGGCACTTTATCGAGCGATTTAAAACGCTGGTGGCATTTGGCACGCGGAAAAGAAGATCCATTTTTGAAAGTAGGAGAAGAAAATAATCGTGAAAAACGCGGTAATAGCGATTATGTTTGGGCTTTAAAAGATATTGATTTTGAAGTGAAAAAAGGGGAAGTACTGGGAATTATCGGAAAAAATGGCGCTGGTAAATCAACGCTTTTAAAAATATTATCGCGTACCACTACGCCCACCACAGGCAATTTTAAAGTAAAAGGTAGAATAGCGAGTTTATTGGAAGTAGGGACAGGGTTTCATCCCGAATTAACAGGTCGGGAAAATATTTTTTTGAACGGCGCTATTCTCGGGATGACGAAAATTGAAATTAAAAAGAAATTTGATGAGATTGTAGATTTTAGCGGCGTTGAAAGATATATTGATACACCTGTAAAGCGTTACAGCAGCGGAATGTATGTCCGTTTGGCTTTTGCTGTAGCCGCACATTTAGAAAGCGAAATTTTAATTTTGGATGAAGTATTGGCGGTTGGAGATGCAGAGTTTCAGAAGAAATGTTTGGGTAAAATGAAGGATGTGAGCGGCACCGAAGGCAGAACCGTTTTGTTTGTAAGTCATAACGAAAATGCCGTACGAAATTTATGTAAAAATGCACTGCTTTTAGAACAAGGAAAAATAATTTTAGAAGGCTCCGTCAATTCTGTTTTTAAACAATACGAACAGATTCAGTGGAAAAAAGAAAATGAGAACGGGCAAATTATTTGGAACGAAAGCAATGCGCCAGGAAGCAAAGAAATGAAATTGAAATCGATTTTTATTTTAAATGAAAACGATGAAATCAGAGCCAAAATTGATGTTTCTGAATCTATCAAAGTAAAAATTAATTACGAGATACTAGAAGAAATTCCGGAATTAAGAATTACGCTAAAATTTGTTGATAACAAGGGGAATATCTTTTTAAAGTCCATAAAATCTGTTTCTTACTTTAATAAAAATGCATTTGGAAATTATGAGAGCACTTGTATCATTCCAAAAAATATTTTTGAAAAAGGAAAATACAAATTGTTACTTTATTTTGGAATTCCTTTCTATAAAACATTGATAGAGAATGAATCCTTTTTGTCTGTTGAAATAAATACTTCAGAAAATAATTTTGGATTGCTAAAAAAAAGTCAAGAAGAAATTAGCTCATTAGTAAAATGGGAAACATTAAAAAGAGTATGA
- a CDS encoding DUF3108 domain-containing protein, protein MKKSIFFGLLFLLFFVSKLFSQNTCDLKNFAFNAGEKLEYSIHYNWHFVWMNAGKVIFKTSIKNYYGTACYYLQADGSTYPKYDHFYAVRDTFSAFIDTVKLQPFRFIRNSNEGGKAVFNDIVFNNQDNTIYSTESDNRKAFYSKKIKNTDCVFDPLTAVYRTRDLDFSHCKINDTISVAMVLDSTVYHIYVRYLGKEKYTSKNFGTYNCIKINVLLISGTIFKGGEFMTVWVTDDKNRLPLHVEAPIVVGSIKVDLEKISGLRNPSTSKN, encoded by the coding sequence ATGAAAAAAAGCATATTTTTCGGACTCTTATTTCTTCTCTTTTTTGTTTCGAAACTATTTTCGCAAAACACTTGTGATTTAAAAAATTTCGCGTTTAACGCCGGCGAAAAACTCGAATACAGCATTCATTACAATTGGCATTTTGTGTGGATGAATGCGGGAAAAGTAATTTTTAAAACAAGTATTAAAAATTATTACGGAACAGCTTGCTATTATTTACAAGCCGACGGTTCCACCTATCCAAAATACGATCATTTTTACGCAGTCCGCGATACCTTTTCGGCATTTATAGATACTGTAAAATTACAACCGTTCCGCTTTATTCGTAATTCAAATGAAGGCGGAAAAGCCGTTTTTAACGACATTGTTTTTAATAACCAAGACAACACTATTTATTCTACCGAAAGTGATAATCGAAAAGCATTTTATTCTAAAAAAATAAAAAATACCGATTGTGTTTTTGATCCCTTAACGGCTGTTTATCGCACACGAGATTTAGATTTTTCGCATTGTAAAATAAACGATACCATTTCTGTAGCGATGGTTTTAGACAGCACTGTTTATCATATTTATGTGCGTTATCTTGGAAAAGAAAAATATACTTCTAAAAATTTTGGAACGTACAATTGTATTAAAATAAATGTTTTGCTCATCAGCGGAACTATTTTTAAAGGTGGAGAATTTATGACGGTTTGGGTAACAGACGATAAAAATCGTTTGCCTTTACACGTGGAAGCGCCTATTGTGGTGGGTTCTATAAAAGTAGATTTGGAAAAAATTTCTGGACTCCGAAATCCGAGTACCTCGAAAAATTAA
- a CDS encoding SDR family oxidoreductase, which produces MQKILITGANGLLGQKLVYMLLKNKNIQLIATSKDENRILEKSGYTYESLNICNKSEVEKIFFKHLPDVVINTAAMTNVDACETQKEECFLLNVTAVQNMIDTIQQSKNKLRDSHFIHLSTDFIFDGEAGPYKETDIPNPLSYYAWSKNESEKLLQKSEIKWAILRTIIIYGIVDNMSRSNIVLWAKDALSKGQKINVVDDQFRAPTLAEDLAQACINCANKGATGVYHVSGKDIMSILELVYAVADFYKLDKTFVHPIKSNTLNQAAKRPPRTGFILDKAIRELDYRPHSFLEGLAILESQLKK; this is translated from the coding sequence ATGCAAAAAATACTTATTACTGGAGCCAACGGTTTACTCGGGCAAAAATTGGTTTATATGCTGCTGAAAAATAAAAATATTCAGCTCATTGCTACGTCAAAAGACGAAAATAGAATTCTTGAAAAAAGCGGATATACTTACGAATCCTTAAACATTTGCAATAAAAGCGAAGTTGAAAAAATATTTTTCAAACACCTTCCAGACGTAGTTATAAATACCGCTGCCATGACGAATGTGGACGCTTGTGAAACACAAAAGGAAGAATGTTTTTTGCTGAATGTAACAGCTGTCCAAAACATGATTGACACCATTCAACAATCAAAAAATAAATTGCGCGATAGCCATTTCATTCACCTTTCCACAGATTTTATTTTTGACGGAGAAGCTGGTCCTTACAAGGAAACAGACATTCCAAATCCCTTGAGTTATTACGCTTGGTCGAAAAATGAATCCGAAAAATTACTTCAAAAAAGTGAAATAAAATGGGCGATTTTACGCACCATTATTATTTACGGAATTGTAGATAACATGAGCCGAAGCAACATTGTTTTGTGGGCAAAAGACGCCTTATCAAAAGGTCAAAAAATAAATGTGGTGGACGATCAATTTCGTGCACCTACGCTTGCCGAAGATTTGGCGCAAGCTTGTATAAACTGTGCTAACAAAGGAGCAACAGGCGTTTATCATGTTTCTGGAAAAGATATTATGAGCATTTTAGAATTGGTGTATGCTGTTGCGGATTTTTATAAATTGGATAAAACGTTCGTTCATCCGATTAAATCAAATACACTTAATCAAGCTGCGAAACGACCGCCACGAACGGGTTTTATTTTAGATAAAGCAATTCGAGAATTGGATTATCGCCCACATTCGTTTTTAGAAGGATTGGCAATTTTAGAAAGTCAGTTGAAAAAATAA
- a CDS encoding glycosyltransferase family 2 protein, which produces MNFDKNIFPKISIVTPSFNQGEFLEETILSVLEQNYPNLEYIIIDGGSTDNSVEIIKKYEKKLAYWVSEKDRGQSHAINKGLQKCTGEIFNWLNSDDCYLSNTLRKVAEGFANKNTFLLCGKSNLFKINSENLIAEGTFFDPNDFAKTLAVLHIEQPSTFFRMSAVKKMGELSERLHFVMDKEWWLTYLLNFGTGNSVKTNTVFVNFRYHKKSKTVLHSDQFYNEHASILHSIALQKNKNEYAKLLEIKYNILKNYKFDAEGLTDELFDRMIRYFLLKRGYLIFEKKDFEHAQKMMKIIAFEDLNLDEQEKRQFKKMKKQIRFTSWLLFRINRKINFIFKNSNL; this is translated from the coding sequence ATGAATTTCGATAAAAATATTTTTCCGAAAATAAGTATTGTAACGCCTTCTTTTAATCAAGGAGAATTTTTGGAAGAAACAATTTTATCCGTTCTGGAACAAAATTATCCGAATCTCGAATACATTATTATTGATGGCGGAAGTACCGATAATTCTGTTGAAATCATCAAAAAATATGAAAAAAAATTAGCGTATTGGGTTAGTGAAAAAGATCGCGGACAAAGCCACGCCATCAATAAAGGCTTGCAAAAATGCACAGGAGAAATCTTCAATTGGCTCAACAGCGACGATTGTTATTTATCCAATACATTGCGAAAAGTAGCGGAAGGATTTGCAAATAAAAACACATTTCTACTTTGTGGAAAAAGTAATTTATTCAAGATTAATAGTGAAAATTTAATTGCGGAAGGAACTTTTTTTGATCCGAATGATTTTGCTAAAACACTTGCTGTTTTACATATTGAGCAACCAAGTACATTTTTTAGAATGAGTGCTGTGAAAAAAATGGGCGAATTGTCGGAACGCTTGCATTTTGTGATGGACAAAGAATGGTGGCTGACGTATTTATTAAATTTCGGAACAGGAAATAGTGTAAAAACAAACACCGTTTTTGTCAATTTTAGATACCATAAAAAATCAAAAACCGTTTTGCATTCAGATCAATTTTACAATGAACACGCGAGTATTTTGCATTCCATAGCTTTACAAAAAAACAAAAATGAATATGCTAAATTGTTGGAAATAAAATACAATATCCTTAAAAATTATAAATTTGACGCGGAAGGACTGACAGATGAATTATTTGATCGAATGATACGCTATTTTTTGTTGAAGCGCGGTTATTTAATTTTTGAAAAAAAAGATTTTGAACATGCGCAGAAAATGATGAAAATTATTGCATTTGAAGATTTGAATTTAGATGAACAAGAAAAGAGACAGTTCAAAAAAATGAAAAAACAAATTCGATTCACAAGTTGGCTTTTATTTAGAATAAACCGAAAAATAAATTTTATTTTCAAAAATAGCAATTTGTGA
- a CDS encoding YajQ family cyclic di-GMP-binding protein: MPSFDIVSKVDHQTLDNAINVAKKEILTRFDFRESKSSIELDKKALTIFIVTENEMRIEAIIDVIRSRMIKQKLDPSCLDEGKEQYSSGNMVKKEVKIKEGIDKDAARKINKLIKDSKLKVQSQIMEDQVRVSAKKIDDLQAVIQLVRGGDIEIPVQFINMK; the protein is encoded by the coding sequence ATGCCTTCATTTGATATTGTCAGTAAAGTAGACCATCAAACGCTTGATAATGCTATTAACGTAGCTAAAAAAGAAATTTTAACACGCTTCGATTTTCGCGAATCTAAAAGCTCCATCGAGTTGGATAAAAAAGCGCTTACCATTTTTATCGTTACTGAAAACGAAATGCGAATTGAAGCGATTATTGATGTGATTCGTTCGCGGATGATTAAACAAAAATTAGATCCTTCCTGCTTGGACGAAGGAAAAGAACAATATTCTTCTGGAAATATGGTGAAAAAAGAAGTCAAAATAAAAGAAGGAATTGACAAAGATGCAGCACGAAAAATCAATAAACTCATCAAAGATTCTAAGCTAAAAGTACAAAGCCAAATCATGGAAGATCAAGTACGCGTAAGCGCGAAAAAGATTGATGATTTGCAAGCTGTTATTCAATTGGTACGAGGTGGAGACATTGAAATTCCGGTACAGTTTATCAACATGAAATAA